In Hemibagrus wyckioides isolate EC202008001 linkage group LG16, SWU_Hwy_1.0, whole genome shotgun sequence, the sequence TCAGAAATCTAATGAGATGTTGCTGAAGTGTTGTTTGTGCTTAAAGGAATGTCAAATCAGCACAAAACGTGTAATAAGTTTGATTAAAACAAAATTAAGTTGTACTCAGCTttatcaagtcaagtcaagaggcttttactgtcatttcattCAGGGGAgtacaggatccagttgcagagggaggagTTCAGGCCCAGCAGTCTCAGCTTTTCGATCGAGTCCTGatggtgttgaatgctgaactgaagtccaTGAACACcatttgtaaatgtgtgttctTTTTGTTCAGTTGTTTTAAGGGCCAGATTGAGGGTAGTGGTAATGGCATCAACTGTGGAGTGATTGGGGCGACATCTGCATGGTGGGTCTTGATGTGCTTCATGACAAGCCTCTGGAAGCACTTCATTCTTTATGCATGTAGGAACAACAGTGAAATGTTGTAGTTGTCCATGAAAATATAAACTAGCTGGTCTGCACATTTCTTGAACAGTCTGCCAATAATGTTGCCTGGTCCAGTAGACTttcgtgggttaactctgcattcTACACATGCTCACATAATATGCTGATGACCTGCTTTTCTACATCTTAGACTGTTTATCATGCATTAATATCATCATCTATATAATTTAGGTAATTTTTCAGTTTCCATGGTGAACATCTCTAAAAGTAAGTGTATGCCTGTGAATACACAAGCTAGGCATATACCTAATACTGCTCTCCCTTTCTGAATGGGTTTAAATATTTGGGTATCAAAATTATACAGACTGTTCAtccaaaattcatatatttattttaatgcctCCCCATTGGTTTATCCTTGGCTTTTTTGTATGGTAGATAAGCTCATTTCTAGATTCACATAGAATGGGAAAGTTCCAGGTATTCAGGAAGAGTATCTTTAGAAACAAGTATTTAGCTCTTCTGCTTTGgtaattttaataattcatattCCAAATTCAAGTTTAATTAGAGAGATCCTTTTCCTCCCAAAAGGAATTTCATATATGTTTCTTTGTGACTACCAACAACCCCTCATTTTTAGGTAAATCTTCCTTCGAAGTCTCTGGCAGATTCTcaacttttaaaaaaacacctttCCAATTGTATGGCTTTATATCATGAATATATTTAATACTCATGtctataaacaatataaagatCAGGAACATCAGGAATAATTAGGAGAAAGAGCCTGGAATAAAATTTTCAGATGGAATTTGGAGCAGTGCACCACAAAGAGTGAATGGTAGTACCTTTGTGCacaattacatttaataaagtTTAAGGTTCTGTACCGTTTGAATAGACTCTTTCAGTGCTAATTTTATAAGGCTTGTATAAAATGTCATGTACCTGTAACAGATTTAAACCACATGTTTTGGTCTTGACctgatttgattatttattagttCACGGTAAACAACACCCTCTCTAAAGTTTGCGATGTACAACTGAAGCAGTGTGCTAAAATTAGTAATTTAGTGTTCCAACTAGTGAATTAAATTTGACTCATAGGCACATCATTGTTATTGCATTTGAATCCTTACTGGCTCAGCTACAACTCACCTAAAGCTGTGTATTGGTTTCAGGATTTGATGTTATTTTTGCATTTAGAAAAGACTGAATATTTAATTACAGGTTCACAGGTTCCTTATTAttatgtcttcttcttcttcttattattattattactatttccTACCACATGATTACTCACTGTGGATAATGTTGTGGTTTAATGTTGTTGCTGGGAAGTAATGTTGTTGTCTTCTGTTATTAATTGCAATATTCCTGGTACACCTCTCTAAATGGAGGACTATGTTCTTCCAtttagctatttattatattcttGCATATATACATAAGGGCAAGGCTCATGAAATTCAGCAGTGGAGTGACCTCATTGAGCAATGACCCCCTTGCCAAGGAATTAGTGCctatgaactcagaaactacactgacctaacagTTTCCCCACAAGCCcttagttgttgttgtagaaaggacattatttagttacatttacattatttactgtccagtgtcacccaaatgaggatgaggttcctttctgagcctggatcctctcaaggtttctccctcatatcatctcagggagtttttccttgccaccgttgctgcaggcttgctcattatggataaaatagggataaaatagtaacttttatttaaactatatatatatattttccttctctgtttctctatttctgtaaagctgctttaagacaatgtccattgttaaaagcgctatacaaagaaattaagtaaaatcaatttattattaagttgTTTAATTACTGATTCATATGTCtctgtacaaataatttttgcatttgttcctacaaataaaaatgacaaatgttTGCCGATTCTGTGGGTGAATACTGAATAAAAATTCCACGACACTTTGCATAAAGGCATACATAAAGGACCTTTATTTTATAATGGCGAATCCCGTGACTAACATGGTAGGGCGTTTGACATCATGCGTTGCCAAATAGTTGGTTCTTATTTACAATAGTGCACTAAGTAGGGTATACATAACGGACCATACGTCATTGGTACAGCAGGTTCAATGTGACTCCGTTTGGAATTGAACCATAATCATACGCCTCTGTTCTGGTCGTCTTCTACTGCTCAGAAGACACCCGTCCATCAAAGAGCGAACTAGCTTACaagttatatattatttattttcgaGCGAATAAATCGCTTTAAACCAGCTTGTTATAAAGATACAGCTATCTAGACTTCTTCAGTCAACAATCATTACGAAATGTTATTTAGCCCAAACTCTCTGACCGAATGTTTACAGGAATGGGAAGATCTCGAAAAGGACTATCAACAAGTTCAGGTGAGAGGGCagcaatttatttacattttacagcacCAAGTAATACCTTATCTGATGACTGTAGCCGGCTAGCTAGCGAACAATTCTTCTGCAGAGCTACAACGAGCCAGCTTGTTGTGAGCTAATAAAGTTCGTAATAGTGTTGGATAGCCAACTTAAAACTTAAAACATAATTCTAGTAGCTAGTCGTCGCGTGAAGGATCCTACAATCTACTCAACAGACTTCATGTCCCATCAAGTCCCGTCTAGCTGCACTAACTGAAAAAATAAGACTTCTTATTTTCCCTTCCGTATTTTGTTCCACGATGTACAATGCCGTGCCTGTAGATGGCGCCATGAAGCGTGCTAAATTATGTCTACAATCAAGTGAACGCTTTAGATAAACGATGAaaattttttgtgttgttttaaacaCCTGACAGCtacatatttaatatgtttCATGTATGTTATAGATACTCACTATGAAACAGTTACTCTAGGAATTTTGAAAATGGCCCTGTGAACTTAGCATTTGAAACATACAGGCAAATGGCACTTTATGCCTATTCCCCATTGTCTCCTCATTTTCAAAATGTCTGAAAAAATTAACTgcttatgaaaatattttaatgtgcTTTTCAGCGCACTTTCAGAAACCACAAAAACAGGACAACTCACAGCTTTCATGCCATCAagtacaggggtgtgtgtgtgcgtgcatgcatgtCTCATAAGCTCTGCCagctatatctctctctctctcttgctggtTACATGAGTCACTGTACTTACAAAGTCTATTTGTGGTACAAATAGACTGGTGGTAATAAGAAACAGGTGAGATTCTTCACACGCTACATGCTGGTTCAAACCACCTACAAAACAGTGGACTGTAACATCTTGTGGACAGAGCTCTGGAAGGACTAGTCGTTGGGAATAAAGTTTTTGATCCAACTGAATTATGATTTCCTTCCCAGTCCACCCAGTCTCTTCAGCTGTGGTATATAGCAGAAACTCAAACATGCTCACTGTGCTATAGAAGAGGAACCTTGGAGCATATACTGAGTGGTTGCACAATTGTACAGAGATCACATGTAGTATGTAACAGCCTGCATTTAGACAGATCATAACTTTTGTCAGAACAGGAGAGAAGCTGCAGCCTAACTAATTAACCATGTAGACTCCTAGCCCTGAGAAAATTGGATAGAAGATGTAAAAGTTAGAGGGCATGACAGGCAAGTGCCAGAGCCAGGGATGAAGTGCTCAATGTTAGCTACAGAGGCTTCACAGGTCAGTGTCTGTCCCTTGCTCTCACAGTGCTGCACATTAGGAAAGCTATGAGAAGTGCTACAGAGGCTGCAGAAAAGGTATCGCAAAGGATTATGTCCATGGGATGCACAAGGTAAAAGAGAGCAAACCCTGTTAAGTGAGCTAGCTACAATGACATCTTCATATTTTAGATAGGTTGAGATGAATGTTGATGTCAAGCACTAATGCAGGTATGGCTCTGGTTGTGTAAGATAGTTATGTTCTATAGCAATGAGCATGCAATAATGGTGCCACTTGGGCTTGCTACTGCCAAATTCAcaagtatattatattatttataatataaataatattatttaaaattcccACAATATAATTTCTTCATATTAAGggttttcatattttatttcaccTATTTATAAAGGCAATTgtcagtttttaaaaatgagGAGATGAAAGCATAGAATGTTTGTTAAGTTTAGAGAAAGTTTACCTGTTTGCAAAATGGCAAGTTGACAGGGCcataatttaaaatttatatagtattttttttaactgagagtttttttttatcacacctATTGCAATTGTGACATTTGGAGAAAATGGGGAGATAATGGCATAGGAATTAGATTCAGTTTGCCCGTATGAAACATTAACACAGCCATTACTCAAAATTCttacaataatattttatcCTAGTAAGTATTTATACAATACCTAAAACATATTTTCTGTGCAGTGTTCTCTTTTAAGTGCAGGATTAACTCAATTGTATaagtaaatttattgcaattaATGTAACCTACTATAGCCATAAGATCATCCACAAGGCCTGGATATTTAAAAGTTCTGGAACCAATAATGCTAATATGAAGGTGGTGAAAAAGAAGCCAACTTTTCCAGGAaagttattaaatattaatataagcACAGTGCCCTTTATCTAGATAAATATACTTTATAACTAGCTAAATAAGTTTCTTGATCATGAGATTTGCTGAGCTGTTTTTTGTATAATTAATCATCTTAAGTGTTTCTTGCATTTTCAGGAGACCCATCGGCTCTACAAACAAAAGCTGGAGGAGGTTTCCAAATTACAGAATAGCTGTTCAGCTTCTATTTTACGACAGAAGAAAAGCCTAAAAGAACTTTCAGCGTCACTTGAAGAGTAAGATTTACTTTGGCATTAACTGGTCTAACTGATGTTTGTTGAAGGGCTTTCTTACTTAAACTGTCACAGCCTGGTCAAATGTGTGCATAGGCTACTTAAAAGTAATGTGCATTTTCATTCACCTACAAAAcagatttgcttttttttattgtctatTTCTTCAGATGCAAACAGAAAGGGAGCCCAGAGGACATAAGCACTATAGGTTGGATTCAAGAATCAATGAAAGAAAGACCAAATGTCTTTTTCGAGATGGAGGCCTTCCTGCCCAAGAGAAATGGGTAAAGTAAACGAGAGGCAGCCACATCTTCAATACACATTATCAGATATTTAACTAGGAAGCATGACAGCATTGTTGACTTACTGATAGCTGCATCTATGAGACATAGGCTGTTGTATGCAAAATGATTTAGGTATAGGTTTTTGATTACATAAGAGGTTACTGTCCTGCAATTCTTTTGCTCACTCTGTTTCTAGGTTATACCTCAGTCTTGTGCTTGGAAATGTGAATGTTACCCTCCTTAACAAACAGGCCAAGTAAGTATTTGATCAGCCTTATGCagcattttaaaactttttttctaAATATGACTTTATGCATTTAGAACACATGTTTATTTATGCACATACTACTAGTACATTTTACAAAGATTTACATAATCTTTTACATAATTTTAATAAACTTTGAGTGTAAGGTCTTaattttgggaaaaaaataatgtgaagaaaatcttttctttcttaatgcCTTTCAGATTTGCCtataaagatgaatatgagaagTTTAAGCTCTATCTGACCGTTATACTTCTACTTTTCTCCTTTACATGTCGGCTTGTGGTCAGCTACAGGTATTTACAGCATCTTTTGTAATGCATTAGGTGGCTATTTTCTGTCCTAATTTATTTCAATCCCGACCACCTTGgtgtatttctgttttctttgttCTTTGTGGAGTCAATAGTAATGGAAAGTCATGCCCTAATGTATGCAGCCTGTGAAAGGTACTAGTCTAGGACTTTCTAATGGaaggatatacagtatatgtaacCATGGTTATACAGCCAGGACCAGTTGATAGGCTGCACACATGAGGTCATGCTAATGGACACAGTGGGATGGCTTTGCTAATAATACTTAAAAAATATAAGACAATGGGAACTCCATTTTCAAAGGAAACCCTCCCTGGCAATCCTCATCTTGATCATGGTAACCACAGTTATATAGATAACTTAAAAATCTAGTAAATTCTTATAATACTGTTTTATTTGAGAGTACAAAAGAAACAACTCTTCACCCCATTCTTTATAAagtcatttttgcatttttttttccttttggaagaaatgaatgtttatttaaaaaaaaaatattttaaaaaactataCCCGTTTCTTTCATTAACAGAGTGCTTGATGCCCTTTTCAACTTTCTGCTGGTGTGGTATTACTGCACATTGACGATAAGAGAGAGTATACTTATTAATAATGGTTCTAAGTGAGTAATATCTGTGtaattgtttctctttctgtctgaagTGAAAATACTAAAGGTAATATTTAGTGTTAAATCTTTTTTAATGCAGTAAATTGATGAACATTCAGCTTTTGAACTTGAGTTTATTTTGGTAGCATCTTGACCTCTGACCAGGGTTTTCTGTGTTCTTTGGTGTTGCAGGATTAAGGGCTGGTGGGTATTTCAACACTATGTCTCAACTTTCCTCTCTGGAGTAATGCTGACTTGGTAAGATTTGCTGTATCGTTTTCAGGACTGAGAAATTATGTATTTTAACTGTATTGGTTGTATAAAACATAATTTAACAGTAGATCTAAAGCAGACATATAGACATTATAGacatatttatgttatttttcaGATAAACTGCTATTAGCAGTCTAATATGtgatcatttatatatttggtGAGGTCCAACAGTCTGAGTCTGAGTGGGGTCCACAATCTGAACTAGTGAAAATGCTTCAGTTTTGCATAATTTTACAAGTGTTATTATTGACCACAACTTGTAATTGTAACATAGAATATTTTCTGTTACACTACCTAccccttttttgctttaatgataGTTTATACTCATGCTAGCATTTTTTATGCAATACCTTATGTATCTAATGtaagtttatgcaaaaccttatgataattttagatcaaatccaacAGAGTCATCTGAACGCATGCTTCAGTAGAAGAAATtaaacatgaggaaaatctgaacttttgtacaaagcagtgTACAACATGGTCAATATCACAAACTTTTAAATAGATAGGTTACCCATACAGTATATCCAGAGTAGGATAATAGCTAGTAAACCAGCTTCTTTTCTAGAACAAGGAATTATTGATGCCATCTGTTTGATCTGTTTCACAGGCCTGAAGGAGAACTCTACCAAATGTTCAGGAACCAGTTCCTGTCTTACTCTATGTATATAAGTAATATGGCTTCTTTTTACTCTCATTTCTATCAGAGTCATATTGAGAGGTTTTTCTGTATGTAACAAGGCACATTTTGCCCCTCacatttcacacagattttgtcCAGTTTCTTCAGTACTACTACCAGAGTGGCTGTTTGTACCGGCTTCGTGCCCTGGGAGAGAGACACAACATGGACCTCACAGTTGGTGAGATACAGTATGCTCTAAATGTTTTTCAGTATGCTAACACACATTCTGTTAGAAAATATAGgcatgtgttttaattaaagttATGCACCACAGAAATATCAAGCTCTAATGACAGTAGGGGTAGGG encodes:
- the tmem120aa gene encoding ion channel TACAN isoform X2, whose product is MLFSPNSLTECLQEWEDLEKDYQQVQETHRLYKQKLEEVSKLQNSCSASILRQKKSLKELSASLEECKQKGSPEDISTIGWIQESMKERPNVFFEMEAFLPKRNGLYLSLVLGNVNVTLLNKQAKFAYKDEYEKFKLYLTVILLLFSFTCRLVVSYRIKGWWVFQHYVSTFLSGVMLTWPEGELYQMFRNQFLSYSMYINFVQFLQYYYQSGCLYRLRALGERHNMDLTVEGFQSWMWRGLTFLLPFLFFGHFWQLYNGITLFQMAQLPEWKEWQVLMCGSTFLVLFMGNFFTTLGVVYQKYTNQEKAKEL
- the tmem120aa gene encoding ion channel TACAN isoform X1: MLFSPNSLTECLQEWEDLEKDYQQVQETHRLYKQKLEEVSKLQNSCSASILRQKKSLKELSASLEECKQKGSPEDISTIGWIQESMKERPNVFFEMEAFLPKRNGLYLSLVLGNVNVTLLNKQAKFAYKDEYEKFKLYLTVILLLFSFTCRLVVSYRVLDALFNFLLVWYYCTLTIRESILINNGSKIKGWWVFQHYVSTFLSGVMLTWPEGELYQMFRNQFLSYSMYINFVQFLQYYYQSGCLYRLRALGERHNMDLTVEGFQSWMWRGLTFLLPFLFFGHFWQLYNGITLFQMAQLPEWKEWQVLMCGSTFLVLFMGNFFTTLGVVYQKYTNQEKAKEL